The Buteo buteo chromosome 23, bButBut1.hap1.1, whole genome shotgun sequence genome includes a window with the following:
- the SLC16A1 gene encoding monocarboxylate transporter 1, with the protein MPPAIGGPVGYTPPEGGWGWAVVIGAFISIGFSYAFPKSITVFFKEIEVIFNASSSKVSWISSIMLAVMYAGGPISSILVNKYGSRPIMIAGGCLSGCGLIAASFCNTVEELYFCVGVVGGLGLAFNLNPALTMIGKYFFKKRPLANGLAMAGSPVFLSTLAPVNQLFFGIFGWRGSFLILGGLLLNCCVAGSLMRPIGPKPDQLKKEAAKEVLQEAGKAVKKDDGDTGTDLIGGKAKKQKSTFFQTINKFLDLSLFTHRGFLLYLSGNVIMFFGLFTPLVFLSNYAKSKKIANESAAFLLSILAFVDMVARPSMGLVANTKWIRPRVQYFFAISVIYNGVCHLLAPMSTTYAGFCIYAGFFGFAFGWLSSVLFETLMDLVGAQRFSSAVGLVTIVECCPVLLGPPLLGKLNDMYGDYKYTYWACGIILIVSGIYLFIGMGINYRLVAKEQKAEEKARNEGKEEETNIDEAEKQKEANNDVAPSPQKSAEDGVKEEESHM; encoded by the exons ATGCCACCGGCCATCGGAGGCCCCGTGGGATACACTCCTCCTGaaggaggatggggatgggctGTGGTCATCGGAGCCTTCATCTCCATTGGGTTTTCCTATGCCTTCCCCAAATCCATCACCGTGTTCTTCAAAGAGATTGAGGTCATCTTCAATGCATCCAGCAGCAAAGTCTCGTGGATCTCCTCCATCATGCTGGCTGTTATGTATGCAGGAG GTCCCATCAGCAGCATCCTGGTGAACAAATACGGCAGCCGGCCCATCATGATCGCTGGCGGCTGCCTCTCCGGGTGTGGGCTGATAGCAGCCTCTTTCTGCAACACGGTGGAGGAGCTCTACTTCTGCGTTGGGGTCGTAGGGG GCCTTGGACTCGCATTTAACTTGAACCCAGCCTTAACCATGATCGGCAAGTACTTCTTCAAGAAGCGTCCCCTGGCTAACGGGCTGGCGATGGCAGGCAGCCCTGTGTTCCTCTCCACCTTGGCACCCGTGAACCAGCTCTTCTTTGGCATATTTGGCTGGCGCGGCAGCTTCCTCATCCTCGGCGGTCTCCTGCTGAACTGCTGCGTCGCCGGATCCCTGATGCGGCCCATAGGCCCCAAGCCAGATCAGCTGAAGAAAGAGGCTGCTAaggaggtgctgcaggaagCTGGGAAGGCGGTGAAAAAGGACGACGGTGACACCGGCACAGACCTCATCGGTGGGAAGGccaagaaacagaagagcacCTTTTTCCAGACCATCAACAAGTTCTTGGACCTTTCCCTGTTCACGCACAGGGGCTTCCTGCTCTATCTGTCGGGCAACGTGATCATGTTCTTCGGGCTATTCACTCCCTTGGTCTTCCTCAGCAACTACGCAAAGAGCAAGAAGATTGCTAACGAGTCTGCAGCCTTCCTGCTCTCCATCCTGGCCTTCGTCGACATGGTGGCCAGGCCTTCCATGGGACTGGTGGCAAACACCAAGTGGATCAGACCCAGAGTCCAGTACTTCTTCGCCATCTCTGTCATTTACAACGGGGTGTGCCACCTCCTGGCCCCCATGTCCACCACCTACGCCGGCTTCTGCATTTACGCCGGCTTCTTCGGCTTTGCCTTCGGCTGGCTGAGCTCGGTCCTGTTTGAGACCCTGATGGACCTGGTGGGAGCGCAGCGGTTCTCCAGCGCTGTCGGCCTGGTGACCATCGTGGAGTGCTGCCCCGTGCTCCTGGGACCCCCTCTGCTAG GGAAGCTCAACGACATGTACGGTGACTACAAGTACACGTACTGGGCCTGTGGGATCATCCTCATTGTCTCTGGGATCTACCTCTTCATCGGGATGGGCATCAACTACCGCCTGGTGGCAAAGGAGCAGAAGGCGGAGGAGAAGGCGAGGAAcgaagggaaggaggaggagaccAACATCGACgaggctgagaagcagaaagaggcAAACAACGACGTGGCCCCCTCGCCTCAGAAGAGCGCGGAGGATGGTGTCAAAGAGGAGGAGAGCCACATGTGA